One segment of Pan paniscus chromosome 20, NHGRI_mPanPan1-v2.0_pri, whole genome shotgun sequence DNA contains the following:
- the ZNF574 gene encoding zinc finger protein 574: MTEESEETVLYIEHRYVCSECNQLYGSLEEVLMHQNSHVPQQHFELVGVADPGVTVATDTASGTGLYQTLVQESQYQCLECGQLLMSPSQLLEHQELHLKMMAPQEAVPAEPPPKAPPLSSSTIHYECVDCKALFASQELWLNHRQTHLRATPTKAPAPVVLGSPVVLGPPVGQARVAVEHSYRKAEEGGEGATVPSAAATTTEVVTEVELLLYKCSECSQLFQLPADFLEHQATHFPAPVPESQEPALQQEVQASSPAEVPVSQPDPLPASDHSYELRNGEAIGRDRRGRRARRNNSGEAGGAATQELFCSACDQLFLSPHQLQQHLRSHREGVFKCPLCSRVFPSPSSLDQHLGDHSSESHFLCVDCGLAFGTEALLLAHRRAHTPNPLHSCPCGKTFVNLTKFLYHRRTHGVGGVPLPTTPVPPEESVIGFPEPAPAETGEPEAPEPPVSEETSAGPAAPGTYRCLLCSREFGKALQLTRHQRFVHRLERRHKCSICGKMFKKKSHVRNHLRTHTGERPFPCPDCSKPFNSPANLARHRLTHTGERPYRCGDCGKAFTQSSTLRQHRLVHAQHFPYRCQECGVRFHRPYRLLMHRYHHTGEYPYKCRECPRSFLLRRLLEVHQLVVHAGRQPHRCPSCGAAFPSSLRLREHRCAAAAAQAPRRFECGTCGKKVGSAARLQAHEAAHAAAGPGEVLAKEPPAPRAPRATRAPVASPAALGSTATASPAAPARRRGLECSECKKLFSTETSLQVHRRIHTGERPYPCPDCGKAFRQSTHLKDHRRLHTGERPFACEVCGKAFAISMRLAEHRRIHTGERPYSCPDCGKSYRSFSNLWKHRKTHQQQHQAAVRQQLAEAEAAVGLAVMETAVEALPLVEAIEIYPLAEAEGVQISG, translated from the coding sequence ATGACTGAGGAATCAGAGGAGACAGTCCTGTACATTGAGCACCGCTATGTCTGCTCTGAGTGCAACCAGCTGTATGGATCACTGGAAGAGGTGCTCATGCACCAAAACTCCCACGTGCCCCAGCAGCACTTTGAGCTGGTGGGCGTGGCTGATCCCGGAGTCACTGTGGCCACAGACACAGCTTCAGGCACGGGCCTCTATCAGACCCTTGTGCAGGAGAGCCAGTACCAGTGCCTGGAGTGTGGTCAACTGCTGATGTCACCCAGCCAGCTCCTGGAGCACCAGGAGCTGCACCTGAAGATGATGGCACCCCAGGAGGCAGTGCCAGCTGAGCCACCACCTAAGGCACCACCCCTGAGCTCCAGCACCATCCACTACGAGTGTGTGGATTGCAAGGCTCTCTTTGCCAGCCAGGAGCTCTGGCTGAACCACCGGCAGACGCACCTCCGGGCCACACCCACCAAGGCTCCTGCCCCTGTTGTCCTGGGGTCCCCAGTTGTTCTAGGGCCTCCTGTGGGCCAGGCCCGAGTGGCTGTGGAGCACTCATACCGAAAGGCAGaagagggtggggaaggggcGACTGTCCCATCTGCCGCTGCCACCACCACTGAGGTAGTGACTGAGGTGGAGCTGCTCCTCTACAAGTGCTCTGAGTGCTCCCAGCTCTTCCAGCTGCCGGCGGATTTCCTGGAGCACCAGGCCACTCACTTCCCTGCTCCTGTACCCGAGTCTCAGGAGCCTGCCTTACAGCAGGAGGTGCAGGCCTCATCACCTGCAGAGGTGCCTGTGTCTCAGCCTGACCCCTTGCCAGCTTCTGACCACAGTTACGAGCTGCGCAATGGTGAAGCCATTGGGCGGGATCGCCGGGGGCGCAGGGCCCGGAGGAACAACAGTGGAGAAGCAGGCGGGGCAGCCACACAGGAGCTCTTCTGCTCAGCCTGTGACCAGCTCTTTCTCTCACCCCACCAGCTACAGCAGCACCTGCGGAGTCACCGGGAGGGCGTCTTTAAGTGCCCCCTGTGCAGTCGTGTCTTCCCCAGCCCTTCCAGTCTGGACCAGCACCTTGGAGACCACAGCAGCGAGTCACACTTCCTGTGTGTAGACTGTGGCCTGGCCTTCGGCACAGAGGCCCTCCTCCTGGCCCACCGGCGAGCCCACACCCCGAATCCTCTGCATTCATGTCCATGTGGGAAGACCTTTGTCAACCTTACCAAGTTCCTTTATCACCGGCGTACTCATGGGGTAGGGGGTGTCCCTCTGCCCACAACACCAGTCCCACCAGAGGAATCTGTCATTGGTTTCCCTGAGCCAGCCCCAGCAGAGACTGGAGAGCCAGAGGCCCCTGAGCCCCCTGTGTCTGAGGAGACCTCAGCAGGGCCCGCTGCCCCAGGCACCTACCGCTGCCTCCTGTGCAGCCGTGAATTTGGAAAGGCCTTGCAGCTGACCCGGCACCAACGTTTTGTGCATCGGCTGGAGCGGCGCCATAAATGCAGCATTTGTGGCAAGATGTTCAAGAAGAAGTCTCACGTGCGTAACCACCTGCGCACACACACAGGGGAGCGGCCCTTCCCCTGCCCTGACTGCTCCAAGCCCTTCAACTCACCTGCCAACCTGGCCCGCCACCGGCTCACACACACAGGAGAGCGGCCCTACCGGTGTGGGGACTGTGGCAAGGCTTTCACGCAAAGCTCCACACTGAGGCAGCACCGCTTGGTGCATGCCCAGCACTTCCCCTACCGCTGCCAGGAATGTGGGGTGCGTTTTCACCGTCCTTACCGCCTGCTCATGCACCGCTACCATCACACAGGTGAATACCCCTACAAGTGTCGCGAGTGCCCCCGCTCCTTCTTGCTGCGTCGGCTGCTGGAGGTGCACCAGCTCGTGGTCCATGCCGGGCGCCAGCCCCACCGCTGCCCATCCTGTGGGGCTGCCTTCCCCTCCTCACTGCGGCTCCGGGAGCACCGCTGTGCAGCCGCTGCTGCCCAGGCCCCACGGCGCTTTGAGTGTGGCACCTGTGGCAAGAAAGTGGGCTCAGCTGCTCGACTGCAGGCACACGAGGCGGCCCATGCAgctgctgggcctggagaggtccTGGCTAAGGAGCCCCCTGCCCCTCGAGCCCCACGGGCCACTCGTGCACCAGTTGCCTCTCCAGCAGCCCTTGGAAGCACTGCTACAGCATCCCCTGCGGCCCCTGCCCGCCGCCGGGGTCTAGAGTGCAGTGAGTGCAAGAAGCTGTTCAGCACAGAGACGTCACTGCAGGTGCACCGGCGCATCCACACAGGTGAGCGGCCATACCCATGTCCAGACTGTGGCAAAGCGTTCCGTCAGAGTACCCACCTGAAAGACCACCGGCGCCTGCACACAGGTGAGCGGCCCTTTGCCTGTGAAGTGTGTGGCAAGGCCTTTGCCATCTCCATGCGCCTGGCAGAACATCGCCGCATCCACACAGGCGAACGACCCTACTCCTGCCCTGACTGTGGCAAGAGCTACCGCTCCTTCTCCAACCTCTGGAAGCACCGCAAGACccatcagcagcagcatcagGCAGCTGTGCGGCAGCAGCTGGCAGAGGCGGAGGCTGCCGTTGGCCTGGCCGTCATGGAGACTGCTGTGGAGGCGCTACCCCTGGTGGAAGCCATTGAGATCTACCCTCTGGCCGAGGCTGAGGGGGTCCAGATCAGTGGCTGA